TGTTAATCTATCGTCTCCGGACGGTGCCACGGTCTGGCTGGCTGGGGATGACTGCGACTGTAATCAACAACCAGCAAGGCGGGATCAGCGCCTCCCAGTGCTTCGGTGAAGCGATTGCGTCGTTACATCCAAAGTCATGGGCGGGCAGTCTTATTTCTTTACGCCGGAAGGCACGCTGTTTTCTTGGATATGAAAATCTATTTCCCGGCGCGCGGGTCCGGACGGAATCATCCGTTGACGGATGGCCTCGAACCGAGGCCGGAATGAAGGATGGAAGGTCAAGCCCGAAAGCCTGACCAAACCCAACCTGTCGTGATTTCCTGCAACGGACATTTGACGAACACTACCCCGCCGCTCGCACCGCAGAATTTTTGGCGTGACAGGCATGGCGGGCCGTGGTATTCGACCACTATTAATCCATTTCTGACGTGCTGTGGGGGTGGGAATTGCGTCTGAATTCTATGCGGAACAATTACAGCGCTACGAGACTTTATGAGAACAGGTCTTTTGTTCACACAGATCGGATGGAGTCCATTTGCGCTGAGTTTAATGGTTGCGGCGTCGGCGCAAGCAGCGCCCGGCGACCTGGATACGACATTTGCCGGGACGGGCACGACGCGCCTTGGCTTCGGCGGTGGCTATGATCAAGCGAACGCCGTCGCAGTGCAGGCCGATGGCAAGCTGGTCATGGCGGGTTTTTCCGAGGCGGGTCAATATCCTTACGGGACTCCTGAGTTTTCGTTGGTGCGACTTGACACGAACAATGTCCTGGACGCTTCCTTCGGTGATGGCGGAAAGGTGCTGACGCCGGTGAGTTCAGTGGGGCTTCCGTCCACGGATGCCCGCGCGAATGCGGTGAAGATTCAGGCGGATGGCAAAATTGTCGCCGCGGGTTATGCGTACACCGGCACCAACTATTCTACATTCACAGTGGTGCGCTACAACACGGACGGTTCGCTCGACACGACCTTCGGCACCAACGGGACCGGAATCGTTTACACAGATTTCGGCCAGGCATCCAAAATCAGCGCGATGGTAATCCAGTCCGATGGCAGAATTCTTGTCGTTGGCCATCTTGTCGTTCCGTTTAACGGCGGCGGCGACCATTTCGCACTGGCGCGCTACCAAACCAACGGCGTGCTCGACACTTCGTTTGGAAACGGCGGCATACAAACGACGGTTGATGGCACCGAGTATTGTACTGGACGCGGGTTGATGATTCAATCGGATGGTAACATCGTCGCGGTCGGGACCGGAATCGGTAGTGGTCATGGCGGGGTTGATTTTGCCGTGTTTCGTTACACGACCAATGGTGTCCTCGACACTACATTTGGCGGCGGCACCGGCAAAGTGTTCACGCAAATATCCACCAATAACAATAATTACTCTGATTCTGCCAATGCCGTGGCCACCCAATTTGGCAACGGCACGATCCAAAACCCGGACAGGATCGTCGTGGCTGGCTCTTATCAAACCGACTATCCGGCGTATCATTCGGTCTTTGCGCTGGTTCGCTACAATCTGGACGGTTCGTTGGACACCTCCTTTGGCACTGGCGGCATCGTGACCAATTCAATTACCAGCGGCACCGCAACTTTTAATGGGGATACGGCAGTATCCTTGGTGGTGCAAGGATTCTCCATCCAGCCGCGCAAAATCACTGTTGGCGGTTACAGCTATGCCAATGGAACGAAATACTTCACCTTGGCTCGTTACAACTCCGCTGGCGGCTTTGACACAACATTTGGAACCAACGGTACAGGAACCATCACGATCCCCTTCAGCCCCGGCGTCGATGCTGCAGCAAACGCCCTGGCGTTTCAGTCGGGCAAATTCGTGCTGGCCGGTTATTCAGGAGTTTACTCGCACAACTACGATTTCGAGGCGATGCGTTTAATTCAGACGGATCGCCTGACACCAACTTTGGCAACGGCGGATTGCTGTCGGTCGATATCGCAGATCTCGATTCAACCGCCCATGGAGTGGCGATCCAATCGGACGGGAGGATGGTTGTTACCGGGAGCGCCAATAACTCATCGAACAATATTCTTGCGGTGGCCCGGTTCAACGTTGACGGCACTCTGGATACTTCCTTCGGCGCGAACGGAAAAGTGACTACTGCCGTGGGCACGGGGCTGTCCGAGGGAAAAGCAATCCTCATTCAGCCGGATGGCAAGGTTGTCGTGGCCGGTTCGAGTTACAACGGCGCGAACGACGACTTTGCCGTCCTGCGTTACAACACCAACGGCGCCCCCGACACGTCGTTTGGCACGGACGGGATTGTGACTACTCCGATTGGCACTGGCAATGATGTTGCCAACGCGATCGCCCTGCAATCGGACGGCAAGCTGGTTGTAGCGGGTAACAGTTACAATGGCGCGAACAATGATTTTGCCGTCGTGCGTTACAACGCCAACGGCACCCTCGACACGTCGTTCGATGGTGATGGCAAGGTGACCACCGCCATCGACATGGGCGAAGACCAGGCTTTAGCGGTGAAAATTCAAGCGGACGACAAGATTGTCGTGGCGGGTTATGGCACCATCGGAACGGCAATTGAGATGGCCGTCGTGAGATACCGAACCAACGGTGCCCTTGACACCACGTTCGGTTCCTTCGGAAGAGTGGCTACTGCTATTGGGAGCGGCGGGGTGGACGCGGGGTTTGGGTTGGTAATCCAAACAAATAGCAGGATTGTCGTCGCAGGTCTCACGGTCAACGGTGGGAATGTCGATGTGGCCATCGTGCGCTACAACACCAACGGCACCCTTGACACTTCCTTCGATGGAGATGGGAAAGTGACCACGCCGATTGGTCTTGGTACGGACGAGTCTTTGGCAATGGCGCTTCAAACGGACGGTAAAATCTTCGTGGTCGGCGCGAGTACGATTGGCGCTCATTTGGAGTTTGCCGCCGTGCGCTATAACACCGATGGTTCGCTTGACGATTCGTATGGTATCGGCGGCAAGGCCATCGTTGATTTTGGCGACAATGCTGACAATACCGGCTATGCGCTCGCGCTGGACCCGATTGGCCGCGCCGTGATCGCAGGCGACGCCGGCAGTCTGTTCGGCGTGGCGAGGCTTCAGGCCGACCCATTCTTGAAGATTCTTTCCATCACCCATCTCGGAAATGGCGACAATTTTCTGACCGGCGTCGGAGTTCCCGGCGGCAGTCATACGATGAATGGCTCGACCACCCTAAACGCCGGCAGTTTCTCCGCCCTGGGCCCTGTCGCAGTCGATGCGTCAGGAATGTGGGAGTACGAGGATGCTGCGCTGGCCGGCGTGAGCAATCGCTTTTATCGCCTTTCTTTGCCTTAAACGCAGCGCGTGGCTGGCGCTGGACATAGGCAACCTCACCGACACGTTTCGCCCCGGCCGATGGTGCATTCGGACAAGTTCATGTTGCATATGCAACATGAACTTGTCCTTGATCATTGGCGGTTGTGGCCACGCAGTTGTCGCCCGGCTTCCCGAAGCCATCCCACCCGCCGCCGCCACACCGCTTCTCCCACGGGACGCGCTTGCCCGTCGGATCGAATGTTGCCTCGACGCGGTTTCCGTCCTTTTGGCCTTCGCTCGCGGATTGGGTCTCGCCGTAATCCACACCGTCCATGGCTGTCAGACCGGCGGTGCTGCCGACGCGTTGCTCCGCTGCGGTGCGGAGGGCATTCTCCTTGAAATCATCCGGGTTGCTTTGCGAAGCTGATCGCGAACCGACTCCGACCATGCTCAAAACGAATCCCGCCCATCTTCTCGCGATCCTCACGGGCAGCGCCGTCTTTGCGGCCAGTGAACCCTCCCAAAGTCCGCTCACTCCGGAAAATGAGCGTGGAACTTTTCGCTTCGCTGACGCCAATCTCATCATTGAACTCGTCGCCGCCGAACCGGAGGTCGTGAGTCCGGTGGCCATCGCTTGGGACGCCAATGGCAGGATGTTCGTGGCGGAGATGATGGATTATCCCAATGCGTCGTCGGGAGGACGTATCAGACTCCTGGAGGACCGCGACGGCGATGGACGTTACGAACGGGCGACTGTATTTGCCGAGAAGTTGCCGTACCCGAACGGTGTGTTGCCGTGGAATGGCGGGGTGTTAGTCACTGCTGCGCCGGACATTTTGTTTTTCAAAGATACGGATGGCGACGGCCGCGCGGATGAACGCCGCATTTTGCTCACGGGCTTCGGTCAGGGCAACCAGCAGTTGCGTGTGAACGGTCTGTTCTGGGGATTGGACAACTGGGTCTATGGCGCCAACGGCCGCAGTGACGGAGAAATTCGCCGCTCGGATGCGCCGTCGGGCAAAACCGTTTCGCTTCGCGGTCACGATTTTCGCTTTCGTCCGGACACGGGTGAGTTTGAGGCCATTGCCGGGCGCAGCCAGTTTGGATCGGCACGCGACGATTGGGGAAACCGCTTTCTTTCGTGGAACACGATTCCTGCCCGCCACGAAGTTTTGCCGGAACACTACTTGAACCGGAATCCGAACCTCGCCACGACCGAGTCCGTGCTCGACATCATTTCGCCAGGCGACGATGGCCGCGTGTTTCCGTTGACGCCTCCACCGCTGGTGTTCAACAACGAATCGTCGAGTCATTTCAACGCGCTCGCCGGGCTGACGATTTATCGCGGCGCTGCGCTGGGCGAAAAATATCGCGGCAATGCTTTTGTCGGCGAATCTCTGCGCAATTTGGTCCATCGGCGGGTTCTAGTGCCGAACGGTGTGACGTTTGTCGCGAAGCGCGGTGAGGAAGGTAAAGAATTCCTGGCTTCGACCGATCCGTGGTTTCATCCGGTGAATTTCGCCACTGGTCCGGACGGCGCGCTGTACGTCGTCGATTTCTATCGCCGGTTTGTCGAGCATCCCGGATTTGTGCCGGGCAATCTGCGCGAGCAAATCCAATGGCGGACCGGCGCCGAGCACGGGCGCATCTGGCGAATCCGGATCAAATACCCAAAAACCCAACCTCCAACCACCCAACTCAAACTGAGCCGCGCCAGCAGCGTTGAGTTGGTGAAGTGTCTGGAGAACCAAAACGGCTGGTGGCGCGACACTGCTCAGCGACTGCTCGTCGAGCGTCAGGATCAGAAAGTAATTCCGGCTCTGAAAAAGCTGGCGCGCAAAGGGCAACTCCCGGAATCCCGGCTGCAAGCGCTTTGGACGCTGGACGGTATTCGCTCGAACGACCATTCCGCACTGGACGACGATACGTTGCACCCAGCTCTGGAGGACAAGAAAGAAGAGGTGCGTGTCAATGCGTTGAAACTCTGCGAGTCGCGCCTCGGTACGTCATTACCCTCTCCGAAAGTTTCCGCGGCGGTGGAGAGAATGGTCAAAGACCCGTCGCCAAAAGTCAGGTTTCAACTCGCTCTTACGCTCGGCGAATTGAAAGCACCGGAGCGCAGTGATCTCTTGCTGGCGCAGCTTGCTGGCGAAGGCATCAAGGACAAATGGCAGTCGCTGGCTATTCAGAGCAGTATTCGCAATCAGAACGGTTTGTTTCTCAAGACTCTGGCGCGCCAGAATCCGGGATGGTTCAACGAACCAACTCCGGAGCAAAGAAAATTCCTCGAACAGGTTGCCATTCAAATCGGGGCGCGCAACAACGACACTGAACTGGTCGTCAGCTTGCCGGTTTTGCTTGGCGGGGTGCCCGGCCCAACGCGACTTGAAGTCGCCGCCGGATTGGCGGAGGGGCTGGCGCGCGCGAATCGATCGTTACGGGACTGGATGAACCGGCCGTCGGCAATCTTGGGAGAACCTTCGCAAGCGTTCACACGCTGGATTGCGCAAGCTCAAGCCACGGCGACAAACCAGGTAGAGCTGTTGCCTTACCGGGTGGCCGCCATTCGCTTGCTGAAACAGACCAAGTCCGAATCCGCCCGTTCCGTTCTGCTGGGTTTGTTGCAAACGGAACATCCGCCTGAAGTTCAATCTGCCGCCGCCGGAGCACTGATGGATTTTGGAGACCGGGAGTTGGCCGCGAAGATTTTCGCAGGTTGGAGTCAGTACACCACCAGCATCCGGCGACAGATGTTGTCCAGCGCACTGCGTTCGCCAACGGCAACGGCGGCGTTGGTCGATGCGCTGGAAGCGCGAAAAGTCCTGCCCGATGAACTCGATGCCTCAACCCGACAGGCATTGCGGAACGTTCAGAATCCCGATCTGGCCAAACGCGTGAAGCGCATCGTGCAAACAGACACCGCTCCAAGTCGCGACGAAGTCGTCCGTAGTTTTGAGCCGTCGCTGAAAATGGCAGGTGACCGTCAACGCGGCGCAACTACTTTTGCCAAACTCTGTCTGCTTTGTCACGCGATCCAAGGAAAAGGAAACCATGTCGGCCCTGATCTTTCCGGTGTGGCGAGTCGTCCCAAGGAAGCGTTGCTGGTGGATATTCTTGATCCGAGCCGGCAGGTCACGCCCGACTTCATCAGTTACACGCTGACCACGACACAGGGCGAAACCGTGATGGGTTTGATCGCAGCCGAAAGCGCAAACGGCGTGACGGTGCGACGGGCCGGACAGCCGGACGAAACGATTTCGCGGACTCAGATTGCCGGCTTGCGCGCGGAGGGCAAGTCGCTGATGCCGGACGGACTGGAACAAGGTCTCACGCAACAAGACCTCGCCGACTTGCTGGACTTTCTTCAAAAGCCCGATAACAAACTTCTGCCTGAGGAAAAATGAAATCAGGCTATGCACTTGATTCCCCTCCATGCAGACAGGGCCAACCTAAAGGTTGAACTCCAACGGAGCCGGACTTGCCCCGTGGAGTCGGCGGCATTACTCCATGGGGCGAGCGCGGCGTTGGAGTTCACGCTTTAGCGTGTCGGTAGGCCGGGTGAGGGGCATTCGTTTGCCATATTCATCAACTTTGCGTCTTGGCGTCTTGGCGACTTTGCGTTGAATCCCGACTGCATCGTACGGCTACGGCGTGACGGCGCGATAGAACGTGTTCGTCGTGGAGACGGCTGAGGCGTCGGTGATGACGATGGGGCCGGTGTAAGTGAAGTTCGTGAGATCGGTCCAAGGGCCAACAGCCAGCGAAGGCGAGGTCTGAATGCGGTAAGGTTGGCCGACGGTGCCGTCACTAAAGGAGCAAATGAACCCTGTGACCGGTGAATAGAACAGGTCGCTGAATCTGCCACGAGCGGCGCCAATATTGGCCTTGGCGACGTAAGCGGACACCTTGTCGCCTGCCGTGGTGAATTCGCCTCCCGCATACAGGTTCGTGCCAGACACCGCCAATGCGTACACCGTCCGGTTCATCCCCGAGCCGAGCGCCGACCAAGAGTTCCCGTCCCACTTGGCAATGTTTTTGGTCATCGCCCCGCCCGCCGTAGTGAACCAACCCCCCGCATATAGGTCCGTGCCGGCCTGCGCAAGA
Above is a window of Verrucomicrobiota bacterium DNA encoding:
- a CDS encoding HEAT repeat domain-containing protein, with amino-acid sequence MLKTNPAHLLAILTGSAVFAASEPSQSPLTPENERGTFRFADANLIIELVAAEPEVVSPVAIAWDANGRMFVAEMMDYPNASSGGRIRLLEDRDGDGRYERATVFAEKLPYPNGVLPWNGGVLVTAAPDILFFKDTDGDGRADERRILLTGFGQGNQQLRVNGLFWGLDNWVYGANGRSDGEIRRSDAPSGKTVSLRGHDFRFRPDTGEFEAIAGRSQFGSARDDWGNRFLSWNTIPARHEVLPEHYLNRNPNLATTESVLDIISPGDDGRVFPLTPPPLVFNNESSSHFNALAGLTIYRGAALGEKYRGNAFVGESLRNLVHRRVLVPNGVTFVAKRGEEGKEFLASTDPWFHPVNFATGPDGALYVVDFYRRFVEHPGFVPGNLREQIQWRTGAEHGRIWRIRIKYPKTQPPTTQLKLSRASSVELVKCLENQNGWWRDTAQRLLVERQDQKVIPALKKLARKGQLPESRLQALWTLDGIRSNDHSALDDDTLHPALEDKKEEVRVNALKLCESRLGTSLPSPKVSAAVERMVKDPSPKVRFQLALTLGELKAPERSDLLLAQLAGEGIKDKWQSLAIQSSIRNQNGLFLKTLARQNPGWFNEPTPEQRKFLEQVAIQIGARNNDTELVVSLPVLLGGVPGPTRLEVAAGLAEGLARANRSLRDWMNRPSAILGEPSQAFTRWIAQAQATATNQVELLPYRVAAIRLLKQTKSESARSVLLGLLQTEHPPEVQSAAAGALMDFGDRELAAKIFAGWSQYTTSIRRQMLSSALRSPTATAALVDALEARKVLPDELDASTRQALRNVQNPDLAKRVKRIVQTDTAPSRDEVVRSFEPSLKMAGDRQRGATTFAKLCLLCHAIQGKGNHVGPDLSGVASRPKEALLVDILDPSRQVTPDFISYTLTTTQGETVMGLIAAESANGVTVRRAGQPDETISRTQIAGLRAEGKSLMPDGLEQGLTQQDLADLLDFLQKPDNKLLPEEK